The sequence below is a genomic window from Phaenicophaeus curvirostris isolate KB17595 chromosome 31, BPBGC_Pcur_1.0, whole genome shotgun sequence.
GAAGCCCAGTAAAGCTTCCTGATCTCCTGCTGCCTGACCAGAACATGCACACCTGCCAACTGCACAGCCTCCGTTCTCAGAACGTTGTTTTGCTAGCACTGGGAACGCTAATTAAAGCTTATTTAAACTATCTGGAAACTAGGAAAAAGTGTCTCCTGTATAAAGTACTTAGTTCTACACATTCATAAAGCAAACACAGAGTCCCAAGCTTTTTCATCCTCCCCTCAACACAAATTTGAGttggacattgaggggctggcgTATAGTTCAGAGACGggaacgaagctggggaagggtcgggagaacaagtcttatgaggagcagctgagggaccggggactgtttagcctggagaagaggaggctgagaggagacctcattgctctctacagctcctggaaaggaggttggagccaggtgggtgctgggctcttctcccaagtaagaagcgatgggatgagagaaaatggcctcaagctgcaccagggaaggtttagattggatattagggaagaTTTCTTTACCAAAGGAGTGGTGAagacctggcagaggctgctcagggcagtggtggaccctccatccctggtggggttcaaaaagcacgtagatgtggcacctgggccatggtttagtcagCACAGCGGGGTTGGGGTAACGATTGGACTGAATGAGCTGtgacgtcttttccaaccttcaagattctatgattctaagaaatttCACAGATTCTTCTGTCCCTCAGTCCAACAAACGAGAAGCTTGCCAACAactcacctgctgctgctgttgatacATGGTGGTTTGCTGGCAAGGGAAGGGGTTGCCGGAGGATGTGCCTTGAGCGGAGAATTGATTGCCATAGGAATCAcgtctggagaagaaacagatgcattACTTGTGTGACCACTCTCACAATCCCAGAGCTCCCAAACCGGgccgagctgctgctgggaacaccCCGCACAGACCTTTGTTGCTGCTGCGGCTGCGGGCAGCGGCTGGGAGAATACATGCCCGATTCCGGGGTGGAAGGCATGATGTTGGGCTGCGGAGTTCCGCTTGCTAAGTTGCCCTCAGGTCCCCTGCCGGGCTCCGTCCTACAGGGACGCAAACACAAAGACCGCACACGTCCAACTTGAATTCACCCTCGCTCCTCAAATGGATCAGGAAAGTCACAATGGGAAGTGAAAGCGATCGTTTCACGAGGTTcaagcacccacctcactctgTCGTAAGGACCTCCGTAGGAATAGTGTTGCCGCTGTCCGATGGCCATATTACCCATCCCTGGACCTGCAGCACGATTGTAAGGGTCACCCATACCACTGTTGGGGCCCTGCCCTGAGGACATGAAGGGATCGCTTCCTGGAGCCGAAACACGGAAAGAACCACCAGTAAACACATCTTTCTAAGGCAGACGTAGACAGGCCCTGTCtcctggggaaggagggcaaGCAGAAGGTCTCCTACAGCTAATTCCAGCATAGAGAGACAGGGATTAGTACTCAAGATGAGGGAAAGGAGCACACGAGGACCTCCTCACCTTTCCTCATACTGCTGTAAGGATCTTTATTTGGCTCATAAGACATGCGACCCATCATGTCAGAGGTATTCATGCTGGGCTGGTACCCTGGATTTGGAGTCATGGAGTTCCGCTTTTGGAACGTAGGATCACTACCATCAGCAAAGGCATCCTGAAGGCCCACCAAGTTACTCctgatccaaaaaaaaaaccacaacaggaTTATAGAGGTCCACCATGCTCCTCAGGATACCTTTCCCCACGTTTTTTCTCAGGTGTTGCTGTCCCCTAGGATCACAGTCACGCTCCTCCAACAAAGTCACAAAGAACTGCCCTTCTACAAAACTGTCCttgaccccaaacccaaagGAATCACTATTCTCACACAGATCCAGAGCCAACGGTGTTGCTGTAAGCCATGAACGAAGGAGCAAAGCCAGGGAGCCCCACCACAAGAGCCATCTGTGGTAGGGACCCAGCAGCACCCTTGCAGTCACACTGGGAGCGATGGTTTCATACCTGATGCCTGGCAAAGGGGGCATCTGGCTGTGTGGCGTAGACGCTGGAGTTGGTGGCTTCAAGTCTCCTCCTTCTgccatggagctgctggtggactGAGGCACCTGAGGGCCCTGCATGGAGCCTGAACCCGCTGCAAGAACAGAAACGCATGAGCAGAGAGCCCTCCAAGAGACAGAGATGAACCACGGCCAAAGAAGTACAAGGAGCAAAACGCTGCAAGGAGAACCTGGGCCAGACTTCCCAGAAGAACCACGTGCAGTAGCATAAAGCTGAGAGGACATGTTTGCTCTCATTGTGACTTTATTCTTTACCACGTTCTTTTACACAAGGCGCCACCACCATGGCACCATGTTGTGCTGCCCAGGATATCTCACTCCAAAGGCTGATGCTCTACAGTGCACCGTCATGTTCTCTTTCTGTCGAGAAAGAAGGCGGGTTTgagccctctcctggaagcccgagccctctcctggaagcGCGAGCCCTCTCCAGGAAGCCTCACCATCTTTTTAGTGATAGAAACTCCAGGATGTAAGCGGAAATCACCAAGTTAACTCTGAACAAGGCtctgcccttccagaggggtTAATTCATGCAGGTCAATTCAAGCACCACTCCCAAGGATTCCTGGAACAGGGAATGCCGGAGATGCCAGATCTTTCACTGAACAACCAAACCCGTCCAGCAAGTTCCCTGGCTCCATACAGGTTGCTTTACACTACAGTaagctttcatgaaaaaatCTCAGGCCATCATGTGTGATCCAGCTGTGCCACCGGCTCGaggagctctccctgccccagatcACTGTGACACTGCCAGCTCTCAGGTTCATACACTCCTCGCAGCTGGCAAGAGCTGAACTCTTCATTAATGTTTCCATTAGTTACCATCCCCAGCACGCGATATCCCTCGGCTTCAGCCCTGCTGCTTGATGAGtcatttcagctcttcattAAAACCCACCGAGGTCACGTCCAGGCCATGTTTGTTTACACCCCACCTTCCTGGCACCCTGTCCTCTTCTTCAcggctccctcccagcccggGGAGGCCTtggcagaaggaggagcagaggcaagCTCAGCGGGGAGTTTCATTCATGGGCCCTCCCCGCCGTTCTCCTTCCCGTTCAGCTCCACTCGCTTCCCCCAGAAATTCACCGTTTGGAACGCTGGCATCGGCAGGAAGAGGCCTCGAGACATTCCCCACCTCGCTGCCAGTTGGTGCTTGTCCCCACCCCCTGCTGTCCCTCCCACTCACAAATTCACACACGCTTGGAGCCAGGCCAGTTCCATTACTCTGGGAATTAAAACCCAACGGCAGACTGATTCCGCACCCCGGGGACGCGCCGCAGTTTGTGAGCAGGAACCCaagctgggctgcaggaaaCCCGCGCCACGTGCCTGCGCGGCACCACCCGGCCCAGCCAAGGCCCTTCTGTGAATACGTTTGGGTTTGGAGGGTTATGAATGCACACTACATGGAAAACAGCTCCAGCACCGAGACCTCTACCTAGAGCATTATCCTGCAAGGCCTTTGGATGCTCTGCAGCCTCAAAAAGCGGCCAATGTGGAATCATGCCGCGCGATCCTCAATTCACAAAGTTCCAAGGGCCACAACAGGCTGGAACgaaggaaaatcaaaaccaatggATTATAAAGTCTGCAAGAAGCACAAAGTGGTGTCTGCGTGGGATGCCTCAGCCCTTTGTCCAAGTGACGGGACTTCAAAATCACacaatcatggaacagtttgggttggaagggacctccaagcccaccacttccacccctgccatgggcagggacacctctcgctggatcaggggctccaagccccatccgacctggccttgaacccctccagggatggggcaaccaccactgctctggacaacctgttccagggcctcctcaccctcacagcaaaacatttcttcctaagatctcatctcaatctcccctctttcagctgaaaaccatttctcctCATGCTatacctgcactccctgattaagagCCTCAGCTGCTGTCCACTTGGCTTTCAAACAGGGAAGGCTTTGGAGTCTGGAGATGAAGTTGAGAATGCGATTTGTGTTGTGTACTACACCCTCTGTTTGGGCTGATCCAGAGGAgcgagagagaaaggaggaaaaaggaagcagaagaggaggatgaacaTGGACTGATACAGCTTAAAGGATCAGAGCAGCCCTCCAGTACTGAacggggctgcaggaaagctggggaggggctcttgatcagggagtgcagggataggatgtggGGGAACAGTTCACAGATCACCTGCACCACGGCCCTTGAAGGCAGAGTCACCACCTTCACACACTCCTGTATTGgcgaaaacaaaacaaaatatgatgcACCACCTCATCCATCCTGACAGGCATCTTGGCTGACATCCTACAAGTCCCAGGCTCCAAATGCTCTGAACATCTTTGTTCACCTCCTGGCATCTCAGAGGGCAAGAAAGTTTTtagaaggaggtggggatggatcTGTAGTCTAGTTTAAGCAGAACTCAGACACCGCTTTAGACAGGTCGCTCTAATGACACACAAGTTGCTTTATCTCACAAAATACACCAGGTTTGGAGCTACACCAGGACAGGCTTCCTGACGAGCGAAACAACACGATTTAGTTCTTTATAAAAACCACCACTCTAACTGAGCAGATAAATGTAGTTGCCAACAGATTATTCGGACAAGCACGCTGTCGATCAAGGGCTTAGCGGGGCTGAAACCCAACTGCAGCACAATCAAAAAAGGGTTCATTATTCCCCTTCCTCAGAAGCCAGACAAAGGTAATGCTGGGTTTCTGAaccaaaaaggcattttttgcaaaaattaCAGGAACTTCACAGCAGATAAAGCTTACTTCACGTATAGGAACAGGTTcctgaccagaaaaaaaagcatctgaacGTTTTACTTAGAAGACAAAGTGGAAAATCTGAAGCTTAAAGGGTTGGCAAGCTCAGCAGTGATTCAAGTCATGAACCTAAAGCAAATAAGACAGAGTGGATCAGACTTCATGAAGACCAAAATGCACAGCAGGCACTGTTGGCCCGGACCTCACGTCCTCCTTTAACTTCTGCATTGAACACTATGCTTAATTATTCCAAAACCGGAGCCTCCCATCAAATCTGAAACAGCAGTTCATTTGAAAGGGCTTGAATTCTAGAGCACTCAACCCGTAATAGGCTCGTGGAGCTCTCTGGGCACAAAGCCTCCAAGTTCTCACTGTCTCCTCTGGCGCAAGCATCCATTGCACACCCTAAACCCAAGTCTGAACTCACCTGGAGACGGAGGCTGGATCTTCGTCTGAGATTTCTTTGAATCGGCAGCTGCAAAGATATCCGGAGGGGGGTCTTCACCTCGCTCTATCTTGCACTTGAAGGCGTAGAGACACTGGATGTACTGCTTCTTCAAAGAACTAGCTGCGCTGCTGGACGTGCCCACGTTGAGATTGGCGGCTAACTCACACCACTTCTTGTTTTTGCTGACCTGCACAACCAACCAAGAGGCTCTAAACTCAATATCcaagttccttctcctccaataCATTTTCTAGGAAGAAAGCAACACTCCCCAGCTAAAACAAAGGACGCTCTAAGGGCTAAGCAAGGCAGACACAGTTGTGTTCAAACTCAGAACTATTAGTAAATTCTCTTCCCCACCTAGAGATCATTTGAATAGGGACAGACTGCAAATCAAATTAGCCATGAGATCAGTTGACAGCCTGATGCAAAGTCAATAGAATCATGGggtggttcaggttggaagggacctcaaagcccatccagttccaacccctgccatgggcagggacacctcccactggatcaggggctccaagctccatcccacctggccttcaaccccttcagcgatggggcagccaccactgctctgggcaacctaggcaagggtgtccccaccctcataggaaaacacttctccaagatctcatctcaatctcccctcttccaactgaaaaccatgcctccttgtcctatctctgcactccctgatcaagagcccctccccagctttcctggagcccctttcagcactggaagctgctctaaggtctccacggagccttttctctccaggctgaacaacccagcctattaaggaagcattaaaaagcatttttaaaattattattagcattatttaaaaaagtaaaagcaaaataaacaggtaAGTGGGAAGCCAGGGCTACCCCAGAGCTACAAAGCTACTTTGAATCGTGTGGCCCATTGACTTGTGACTGCCAGACAGGAAGCAGCTCTGACCACAGACACCTGGTCACCCACCTCAGTCAGTCCTCTGATCTCCTTCTCTGAGATGCAGAGCCGGTAAAGGACCAAGGACTTCCTGCCCACCGCTGGCAGATTTGTCATGCCCATGGCCTTCTCTTCAGTAAAGGCCAGGTAACGATCGACCCAGAGCTTCCTCTCGGGCTCACCACCCAGCTCGTAGAGTTTGGTGATCTTCTCATCGGTTGTAGTAGAGGAACTGGACTtctaggagaaggaaagagatacCAGCACTGAGCAGCACAAAACCAGCTGGCTTACAGCAGAGAGGGTTTCAAAAAGGCAGTCAGGGAAGAGCTCCAAGTTCTGCTCAAGAACAGCTTTATATTAGACCTACACTTGTATCAGACGAACATCAGGCAGGCATTATTCGACAAAGGTATCTCAAAAATCAGCTGCTACTCAAGGAATTCAcagttttcaaaagtgaaaggtTTCAGGAATGccacagaaaccaaaccaacctCAAGGAGTCTTTGCAGAGAGCCATCTCTTTGAGGCATCCTTTGTGGGCTCATTTGCtaaatacaggagaaaacatttaattcaacTGCAAAGGAGTTTCCCCCTGGCTACTGCACCCTGCCAGGGTGAGAGCTGCCTCTggtcagcctcttctcctacTCAAGAGGGAGATGCATGCCTCAAAGGAAAGCTAAGATTTGAAGCACctgtgacctcaaagcccctccagttccacccctgccatgggcagggacacctcccactgcatcaggggctccaagctccatccaacctggtcttgagtgagaggtgtccctgcccatggcacaagatggaactggatgggctttgaggtcccttccaacccaaactattccatgattctatgatactaagaAGCCATAACACGAGCAGAAGTGAGAGATCTTCTCAACGTTCTCGCAGGCAGCTGGTAGCACAAGTATCAAACTTCCAGAGCATTTGCTGTCCTTCAAGTAGAGACTATGGGCtcagaaactgcttgttttGCTGGCTCTTTTGAGACTGGTAGcagcaatgcaaagaaaaacattccctgAAGAACCTGTTTGCCTCCCTCTTCTGGCTTTAATACAGGATTAGGAAGAGGTTTGTTTGGGAAACAACTGTAACACTTTAGAGTCCCACCTCCCAGCTGAGAGATGAGAACCAAGTAGCTCCAAGCCTACACCAGAAACAAACCCCGCGTTGTTCACACTCCTTTTGGCAGTTTCACTCTGGCAGGTGATAATTCCTAATACTGAATCATTTTGCAAGTGTAATTGATTGCTCCCAAAGGGCTGGGAAATGCTCCTCTTCATTTCTCAACGGTTTATGAATCCAGAAGCAAACCTCTCAATTGTTCCCTCATAAATCCTAAAAAACCTCTTGTAAACACTGTTGAACCACTGTTCCAAGATGGATCTGTTCTAGGTACAGTTCAAGCCCAGCCAGGGCTGGCCACATCAAGTATAATTCAATTTTCCTACACTGAGCACTTCAACAATGCGGTTTTTACCTTTACACTTTGGATTCAAGCCACACACTACACTGATTAGGTATTCAAAGGACCCGGGGACTTGGGAAAGGTGACCCAACAGGTCCACCTGTGCAGGTACCTTCTCCCCACTTATCAAAGGCCCAAAAGTGCAACgagaatgtaaaaataaagtgtGCCAGGCATCCATCAGGAATTCTAGAGAGGCTTGAACTCTTGAgtcacaaagaggggaggacacaAGAATTCTGATAGAGAAGTCCCTTTCCTGGCCTTAATGAGGGTCGGTGGGTATGGCAGCCTCACCATTCAGGCTCCTCCACAGAACTTATTACACCTGGATTTAGTGGTTTATTGCAGAGCCCTCTCCAAAACACACTTGTCAagacaattatttctttgaaatgagtgtCCTACTCACTCATCACACTCAAGTTAAAATCCTGGTTGCAAGGAGCAATCGGATCACACGCTACAAGGACAACTTCTCTACAGCGAGAAGTCTGTCCAGGGTAAGGAGGAGGAACCCAATCGTGTTCTCTCAGGAACCACAGTCACCACTAGACAGATGCACTGTTCCAGTTACTGTGTCATGGTTTTATCTCCCTGGATGCTGACAAGGATGGAAGTCATTAGAAAAACGAAAACATTTTACCTTTGACTTGGATTCTGCTTTGGGTGTCCCATCTGCCTTATTGTTCAATTTAGTTGCGGGTGTTAATTTGACATCCCCAAGGCCTATCATTTCAGGGCTTGCTGCCATCCCTAGGAAGTCAGAAGAATCTTTAACACCGATTCTCAATATGGGACAACGAAATCAATGCAACATTTGACAGATGGTACCGGCTTACCTGCAGAGTTATTAGCCATGTTCCCACCCATCGGATAGGGCGGGCCCTGGGGGTTCATCATGCCAGCCATACTGTTAATTCCCTGTCCGTAAGGAGGTCCAGTGCCCATCATCCCACCTTGGTTCATGTTGGGATAACCAGGAGGCCTAGAGAAAGCAAGGATAAAAGACATTCACTCCAAATACTGAGCATTAAGACCTTGTCCTCAAAAGAAGCAGGTTTGCTAAGAGAAGTCTACAAAGGACGTGGAGAACTGactttccccagcttccttctcCAGCAAAAGACCAAAGATCAGGTGCTACCTGACAGTTCAGCTGTCCTAGAGTCTCATTCTCAACAGAAAAGGGGATGTAAACTAGCTCGCAAGAGGGAGCTCAATTCTGAACCTTTTCACCATCGGTCTTGTTCTGCTGCACCCgtaaaacaaacttcattcTAGTTGTTGTCTTTACAGGGAAGAACAGACCTGCAAATACCTCAGCCCTGTGAGAAGAGTTTATTtgtagagatcatagaatcatagaatcatagaataaccaggttggaagagacccactggatcatcgagtccaaccattcctatcaaacactaaaccatgtcccttagcacctcgtccacccgtcccttaaacccctccagggaaggtgaatcaaccccctccctgggcagcctctgccactgcccaatgaccctttctgtgaagaattttttcctaatgtccagcctaaatctccgctggtggagcttgaggccattccctctcatcctgtcctctgtcccttgggagaagagcccagctctctcctctccacaacctccttccaggtatctggaaagagcaatgaggtctcccctcagcctcctcttctccaggctaaacactcccagctctctcagccgttcctcataaggcctgttctccagccccctcaccagcttcgttgctcttctctggactcactccagagcctcaacacccttcttgtggtgaggggcccagaactgaacccaggagtcaaggtgtggcctcaccagtgctgagtacagagggagaagaacctccctgaatattaaatatttcctaaGTATATCATTAGTGAAGAATTCCAAAACCCTGCTTGTCCAAGCGTTAGACTCTTAAGATTGATGAACAAGTCTCCAAGGTGGGCAAACCTTCCAAGAAAAGTATGTGAAGTCTCACTCAACTTTTGGGTTATTCCATCCACAGCTCTGAAAGAGAGACGCAGCACAAGAAAGGGACCAGGAGAAACCTCGTTCCTCACCTGGTCTGGATGGAGTTGGCAGCTGCGTGCATGGCAGTGGCGGCCACTTCTTGTGCTTTGCGATTCATGCCAGCGGGCGGGGGacacatccctgtccccacctgCGGCGGGATATTTGCCATGTTGGGTCCGTAGGGCCTGTTCCCCATGGCCGCGTGGCTCATCCTCCCGGGAGGAAGCCCGCTGTACGGCGGCACACCCGTCTGCCCGTGCATCTGGCTCCCTGCTCCCATCGGGTTCATGCTTCCTCCCATTCCCGGACTGGGATAATTGGCATTGGACATCGCGTTGTAGTTTGGCTGCCTGGGAGAACCTCCTGAGCAGATAAAAAGAGAGAACGACAACATCGCTCTACCAGTTAGTTTATGAatcaccataaaaaaaaaaatcttctatcagcaaatatttaaagatcaCTAACAGATGAGGGGGAGTGTTAACACCTCAACAAAAAGTCAAAGTACTTGGATATAAGCCacaaaaaaaggtgttttgacATAGCCAAGCAGCAATATCGATTCAAAAGCTGCCTGAAACTCTCCCAAAGCAAAACTGAGTGGAGGAGGGGATTTGAAAAGCTCACTcaacccttttccttcccctccaaaGAAAACCAGCCCTTCTCATCTTTTACATCGGACGTACGACCTATTTTTAAACGAGGAGGAAGGCTCCTAGGTTTAGAACTACACCTAGCCCTGAAACCACTGTATTCCATCCGTCTCAACACAAATGAAGCACAGTTCCTTCCAGCTTGGAAGGAGCACACTGTTTTGTATAACCCACACATGAAGAAGGGACAAATAAAGCCAGTTTATCAAGGACAAGAGCCAGGAGCTGACTGTGCCTCACCTTGAGGTCCGTACTGCCCACCCTGGGCTCCATAGCTTCCCATGGAGTTCTGCTGGTACGGCCCCATTCCAGCGTGCATCTGGCCT
It includes:
- the LOC138732434 gene encoding LOW QUALITY PROTEIN: AT-rich interactive domain-containing protein 1A-like (The sequence of the model RefSeq protein was modified relative to this genomic sequence to represent the inferred CDS: substituted 1 base at 1 genomic stop codon) is translated as MSDTETAEKEDGDLRVEVGSRDAWQLARERTGSFSFEPGRREKAGQCLIRKLLSNVGQDRGYMQRNPQMPQYSSPQPGSALSPRQSSGGQMHAGMGPYQQNSMGSYGAQGGQYGPQGGSPRQPNYNAMSNANYPSPGMGGSMNPMGAGSQMHGQTGVPPYSGLPPGRMSHAAMGNRPYGPNMANIPPQVGTGMCPPPAGMNRKAQEVAATAMHAAANSIQTRPPGYPNMNQGGMMGTGPPYGQGINSMAGMMNPQGPPYPMGGNMANNSAGMAASPEMIGLGDVKLTPATKLNNKADGTPKAESKSKKSSSSTTTDEKITKLYELGGEPERKLWVDRYLAFTEEKAMGMTNLPAVGRKSLVLYRLCISEKEIRGLTEVSKNKKWCELAANLNVGTSSSAASSLKKQYIQCLYAFKCKIERGEDPPPDIFAAADSKKSQTKIQPPSPAGSGSMQGPQVPQSTSSSMAEGGDLKPPTPASTPHSQMPPLPGIRSNLVGLQDAFADGSDPTFQKRNSMTPNPGYQPSMNTSDMMGRMSYEPNKDPYSSMRKAPGSDPFMSSGQGPNSGMGDPYNRAAGPGMGNMAIGQRQHYSYGGPYDRVRTEPGRGPEGNLASGTPQPNIMPSTPESGMYSPSRCPQPQQQQRRDSYGNQFSAQGTSSGNPFPCQQTTMYQQQQQNYKRPMDGSYGPPAKRHEGETYNVPYSAGQGQTPQQLPPAQTQQPSQXQTAQPSPQQDLYNQYGSTYPAADRRAAGGPQNLRIHYDVAKNLMLEERQEVPNLMLSKCLWDAEGAGLRETAEKVALGEGAIGQRQSLMEKREQSSQQMCQALPLVPLLPTLSHPRECDPRGDGYI